A window of Gammaproteobacteria bacterium contains these coding sequences:
- a CDS encoding mismatch-specific DNA-glycosylase — protein MSIEAHTLPDYLRKNLRIVSIGLNPSIISARAGFYFANPRNRFWRALNASGLVPEPLLPGVAAQKVMFKRYDIGFTDVVKRATRGGAELRADDYRQGALLLTEKLIRYRARVAWFHGKVAYAQFLKYTIGSKSPPIDWGMQPACVSQSRVFVTPNPSPANAAFSLSVLTGWYRALAQVVPCSAN, from the coding sequence ATGTCAATTGAGGCACACACGTTACCGGACTATCTGCGCAAAAACCTGCGCATCGTATCCATCGGTCTGAACCCGTCGATCATTTCCGCGCGCGCCGGATTTTATTTCGCCAATCCCCGCAACCGCTTCTGGCGGGCATTGAATGCTTCGGGGCTGGTGCCGGAGCCTTTACTTCCGGGTGTCGCCGCGCAAAAAGTGATGTTCAAGCGATACGACATCGGCTTCACGGATGTGGTCAAGCGCGCGACGCGTGGGGGTGCTGAATTGCGGGCGGACGATTATCGACAAGGCGCGCTGCTGCTGACCGAAAAACTAATTCGCTATCGGGCGCGCGTGGCGTGGTTTCACGGCAAGGTCGCGTACGCCCAGTTTCTCAAATACACCATCGGCTCGAAGTCGCCGCCCATCGACTGGGGCATGCAGCCGGCATGTGTGAGTCAATCGCGCGTGTTCGTGACGCCCAATCCCAGCCCCGCGAATGCGGCCTTCTCGCTGTCTGTGCTGACCGGGTGGTATAGAGCGCTCGCGCAAGTGGTGCCGTGTTCCGCCAATTGA